In a genomic window of Phragmites australis chromosome 14, lpPhrAust1.1, whole genome shotgun sequence:
- the LOC133890819 gene encoding uncharacterized protein LOC133890819 isoform X1: MVNMRDNESSNEAQLDEPLGRVPILSYGSGHMLNDITASCWFTYLLVFLTDVGLSPRDAAVVMLSGQLADGCATIFVGELIDRLGHFKLWHAGGSILVAISFSSVFGSCLPCKLTGTSSSTLETVGYSTFAAIFNVGWAVTQVAHMSMVNCMTSNPTSRVSLVSCRNAFTMVANLSLYGIALLIFTLLQSVNVIVQYRWIAYMSISLGCCFVAIFIFGTKEPGSNQHCEDKSLSRISWAYWFKKVLYYQVALVYTLTRLVTNVSQALLALYVINDLEMHQSSKALVPAIIYISSLTASVILQETTWSSWRLKIYFSAGAVLWILSGLAIVLLPSRMHNLMYAISIIIGAANALMVVTSISMEGILVGEDLNGCAFVYGSLSFADKVSCGLVLFILESYQGSTKMRNLGMVFGYSVTRLGLGLVPAACSLLSALVAYTMDLPDTRRRPLVEPLLA; this comes from the exons ATGGTCAATATGAGGGACAATGAGTCATCAAATGAAGCACAATTGGATGAGCCTTTAGGGAGAGTGCCAATACTTTCCTATGGTTCTGGGCATATGCTTAATGACATCACAGCATCTTGTTGGTTTACCTATTTGCTGGTGTTCTTGACGGATGTCGGACTTAGTCCACG TGATGCTGCTGTTGTCATGCTTTCTGGACAATTGGCGGATGGATGCGCAACAATCTTTGTTGGGGAATTG ATCGATCGTTTGGGACATTTCAAACTGTGGCATGCAGGAGGGTCTATTTTAGTGGCAATTTCCTTCTCATCTGTGTTTGGTAGCTGCTTGCCTTGCAAACTTACGGGAACAAGTTCATCTACTCTGGAGACTGTTGGATACAGCACATTTGCCGCTATTTTTAATGTTGGTTGGGCAGTTACTCAAGTCGCTCACAT GTCAATGGTGAACTGCATGACATCAAACCCGACTAGCCGGGTTTCACTTGTAAGCTGTCGTAATGCCTTCACAATG GTTGCAAATCTTAGCCTTTATGGCATTGCTTTGCTGATATTTACTCTATTGCAGTCAGTGAATGTAATAGTTCAG TATCGGTGGATTGCTTATATGTCCATTTCCCTCGGATGTTGTTTTGTTGCCATCTTCATATTTGGAACAAAAGAGCCAGG GTCAAATCAGCATTGTGAGGATAAAAGCCTTTCCAGAATTTCTTGGGCCTACTGGTTCAAGAAAGTATTGTACTATCAAGTTGCTCTAGTCTATACTCTTACTAGATTGGTGACCAATGTTTCACAG GCACTTCTTGCTTTGTACGTGATAAATGATTTAGAAATGCACCAATCCTCCAAAGCATTG GTACCTGCTATTATCTACATCAGCAGCTTGACAGCATCTGTGATATTACAG GAGACTACATGGTCAAGTTGGCGTCTCAAGATTTACTTTTCAGCTGGAGCAGTGCTTTGGATATTGTCAGGTCTTGCAATTGTTCTTCTACCAAGCAGAATGCACAACCTGATGTATGCCATTTCAATCATAATAGGAGCTGCCAATGCTCTTATGGTA GTGACAAGTATCAGCATGGAAGGTATTTTAGTAGGAGAAGATCTAAATGGTTGTGCTTTTGTGTATGGATCATTAAGTTTTGCTGATAAAGTTTCATGTGGGCTAGTTCTGTTTATACTCGAGTCCTATCAAG GAAGTACCAAGATGAGGAATTTAGGAATGGTATTTGGCTATTCAGTTACAAGACTTGGCTTGGGATTAGTTCCAGCTGCCTGTTCATTGCTTTCAGCGCTAGTCGCTTATACTATGGACCTCCCTGATACTCGGCGAAGACCTTTGGTGGAGCCTCTTCTAGCATGA
- the LOC133890819 gene encoding uncharacterized protein LOC133890819 isoform X2 encodes MVNMRDNESSNEAQLDEPLGRVPILSYGSGHMLNDITASCWFTYLLVFLTDVGLSPRDAAVVMLSGQLADGCATIFVGELIDRLGHFKLWHAGGSILVAISFSSVFGSCLPCKLTGTSSSTLETVGYSTFAAIFNVGWAVTQVAHMSMVNCMTSNPTSRVSLVSCRNAFTMVANLSLYGIALLIFTLLQSVNVIVQYRWIAYMSISLGCCFVAIFIFGTKEPGSNQHCEDKSLSRISWAYWFKKVLYYQVALVYTLTRLVTNVSQALLALYVINDLEMHQSSKALVPAIIYISSLTASVILQETTWSSWRLKIYFSAGAVLWILSGDKYQHGRYFSRRRSKWLCFCVWIIKFC; translated from the exons ATGGTCAATATGAGGGACAATGAGTCATCAAATGAAGCACAATTGGATGAGCCTTTAGGGAGAGTGCCAATACTTTCCTATGGTTCTGGGCATATGCTTAATGACATCACAGCATCTTGTTGGTTTACCTATTTGCTGGTGTTCTTGACGGATGTCGGACTTAGTCCACG TGATGCTGCTGTTGTCATGCTTTCTGGACAATTGGCGGATGGATGCGCAACAATCTTTGTTGGGGAATTG ATCGATCGTTTGGGACATTTCAAACTGTGGCATGCAGGAGGGTCTATTTTAGTGGCAATTTCCTTCTCATCTGTGTTTGGTAGCTGCTTGCCTTGCAAACTTACGGGAACAAGTTCATCTACTCTGGAGACTGTTGGATACAGCACATTTGCCGCTATTTTTAATGTTGGTTGGGCAGTTACTCAAGTCGCTCACAT GTCAATGGTGAACTGCATGACATCAAACCCGACTAGCCGGGTTTCACTTGTAAGCTGTCGTAATGCCTTCACAATG GTTGCAAATCTTAGCCTTTATGGCATTGCTTTGCTGATATTTACTCTATTGCAGTCAGTGAATGTAATAGTTCAG TATCGGTGGATTGCTTATATGTCCATTTCCCTCGGATGTTGTTTTGTTGCCATCTTCATATTTGGAACAAAAGAGCCAGG GTCAAATCAGCATTGTGAGGATAAAAGCCTTTCCAGAATTTCTTGGGCCTACTGGTTCAAGAAAGTATTGTACTATCAAGTTGCTCTAGTCTATACTCTTACTAGATTGGTGACCAATGTTTCACAG GCACTTCTTGCTTTGTACGTGATAAATGATTTAGAAATGCACCAATCCTCCAAAGCATTG GTACCTGCTATTATCTACATCAGCAGCTTGACAGCATCTGTGATATTACAG GAGACTACATGGTCAAGTTGGCGTCTCAAGATTTACTTTTCAGCTGGAGCAGTGCTTTGGATATTGTCAG GTGACAAGTATCAGCATGGAAGGTATTTTAGTAGGAGAAGATCTAAATGGTTGTGCTTTTGTGTATGGATCATTAAGTTTTGCTGA